The Bicyclus anynana chromosome Z, ilBicAnyn1.1, whole genome shotgun sequence genome window below encodes:
- the LOC112056818 gene encoding merozoite surface protein CMZ-8-like, giving the protein MDNIKMSSMNNKLPPGADPCNPLYWYPRAIPDFCEFDSTITPPSSEEPPADLPQSPPVLIPMPPPPLPILPPPLPILPPPYPMLPPPIPILPMPNSPLNGPPPPIPLFPAHPSSSISVLSNPYSYSHLNPVSSQDSISYYPSYLRPSTGFVPGIHGLVTKDGGINIMPFSDVYADMLQKHKNKMVRRKLQKILDKYEYNPYSYKTLQKYERYFTDDK; this is encoded by the coding sequence AtggataatattaaaatgagctCTATGAATAATAAACTACCTCCTGGAGCTGATCCTTGTAATCCTCTTTACTGGTATCCAAGAGCTATACCAGATTTTTGTGAATTTGATAGTACAATAACACCACCAAGTTCTGAAGAACCGCCAGCTGATCTACCTCAATCACCTCCAGTGTTAATTCCAATGCCACCTCCACCACTTCCAATATTGCCTCCACCTCTTCCTATATTACCTCCACCTTACCCTATGTTACCTCCACCCATTCCAATATTGCCTATGCCTAATTCACCATTAAATGGGCCACCTCCACCAATTCCCCTATTTCCTGCACATCCTTCATCTTCAATATCTGTATTATCAAATCCATATTCATACTCACATTTAAATCCAGTGTCATCTCAAGATTCAATCTCATACTACCCGTCTTATCTTCGACCATCAACAGGCTTTGTACCAGGAATACATGGATTAGTGACAAAAGATGGGGGCATTAACATCATGCCTTTTTCTGATGTCTATGCTGATATGCTTcagaaacataaaaacaagatgGTTCGAAGGAAACTCCAAAAGATTTTAGACAAATATGAATACAATCCATACTCATACAAAACCTTGCAAAAATATGAAAGATACTTCACTgatgacaaataa